The following coding sequences lie in one Trichoderma breve strain T069 chromosome 1, whole genome shotgun sequence genomic window:
- a CDS encoding pyridoxal-dependent decarboxylase conserved domain-containing protein has protein sequence MSDLFDIDAQAVRLQQRDLPPSSLPKSQTLPPLELIHAASAILPHPSDPGFLSGQPAADVARHITEHIVPALCGQSQSSRYFGFVTGGVLPLAEWADNVVSHMDQNVQVHLPEQSVSTFVENAALQMLIGLLRLESEWKGRTFTTGATGSNVLGLACGREAVLQKKGASVGELGVLGACVKAGVSEIQILTSGGHSSLSKAASVVGLGRASVKELPRSAAQPWKLDLDAVERELARPGTASIIAVSMGEVNTGGYALDDVDEWKRLRQLADRYDAWIHADGAFGIFCSALDDRDEYRLLRNRVKGIDLADSITIDGHKMLNVPYDCGMFFTRTSSILESVFVNPNAAYLSSGPAASISSPLNVGLENSRRFRALPAYAVLLSEGRPGFANLFHNMAQLSRKLAVFLRESPYYDLLPDESGDVEEIFIIILFRAKDKKLNDELVAKINATRQLYVSGTSWKGEKAVRVAVSNWKIDVERDFKVVTTILNDVAEGREFDIEKCLSS, from the exons ATGTCTGACCTTTTCGACATTGACGCTCAGGCTGTCCGCCTCCAGCAGCGAGATCTCCCCCCGTCATCTCTCCCCAAGAGCCAGACACTTCCGCCTCTCGAACTCATTCACGCTGCCTCAGCCATCCTCCCCCATCCTTCCGACCCAGGTTTCCTTTCCGGCCAGCCTGCTGCCGATGTCGCACGGCATATTACAGAACATATTGTACCTGCGCTATGCGGCCAGTCACAGTCGAGCCGCTATTTCGGCTTTGTCACTGGCGGTGTCCTTCCGCTAGCCGAATGGGCAGACAATGTCGTCTCCCATATGGACCAGAACGTGCAGGTCCATCTCCCGGAGCAGTCTGTGTCCACATTCGTCGAGAACGCCGCTCTTCAGATGTTGATAGGCCTGCTACGCCTGGAATCAGAGTGGAAGGGCCGCACATTCACCACAGGAGCTACCGGTAGCAACGTCCTAGGGTTGGCGTGCGGCCGTGAAGCTGTTCTTCAGAAGAAGGGCGCGTCGGTGGGCGAGCTCGGCGTGTTGGGTGCTTGTGTCAAAGCAGGAGTCTCTGAAATTCAGATTCTCACTAGCGGAGGCCACAGCTCGCTCTCCAAGGCAGCAAGCGTGGTTGGCCTGGGGAGAGCATCCGTAAAGGAGCTTCCTCGAAGTGCGGCCCAGCCGTGGAAGCTGGATCTCGATGCAGTAGAGAGAGAATTGGCTCGCCCCGGAACAGCAAGTATCATTGCCGTTAGCATGGGAGAGGTAAACACTGGAGGCTatgctcttgatgatgttgacgagtggaagaggttgaggcAACTAGCGGACCGTTATGATGCCTGGATCCATGCAGATGGAG CATTCGGAATCTTCTGTAGTGCTCTGGATGACCGAGATGAATACCGGCTGCTTCGCAATCGCGTCAAAGGCATCGACCTGGCCGACAGCATCACAATCGACGGCCACAAAATGCTCAACGTT CCGTACGACTGCGGCATGTTCTTCACCCGCACCTCATCCATCCTGGAATCCGTATTCGTCAACCCAAACGCCGCATATCTCTCCTCAGGCCCAgctgccagcatctcgtctccTCTCAACGTAGGCCTCGAGAATTCGAGGCGTTTCCGCGCACTGCCCGCCTACGCCGTGCTCCTCAGCGAAGGACGCCCCGGCTTCGCTAACCTGTTTCACAACATGGCCCAGCTGTCTCGCAAGCTGGCCGTCTTCCTGCGAGAGTCGCCGTATTATGATTTGCTGCCTGATGAGAGCGGCGATGTTGAAGAAATTTTCATAATTATTCTGTTCAGGGCGAAGGATAAAAAGCTAAACGATGAATTGGTGGCGAAGATTAACGCGACGAGGCAGCTGTACGTAAGCGGGACCAGCTGGAAAGGCGAAAAGGCCGTGAGGGTAGCGGTGTCGAACTGGAAGATCGATGTCGAGCGAGATTTCAAAGTGGTGACAACAATTCTGAATGATGTTGCCGAGGGAAGAGAGTTTGATATCGAGAAATGTTTGTCAtcgtaa
- a CDS encoding protein kinase domain-containing protein: MDFLKSAVASAMSQGPPFPYTFGDKVDVDESIWTLYNGTRREDGSNCSIFSFDSTAKKSLLPLAKNALRKLRTLRHPGVIKVLDTVETDTYIYIATERVTPLRWHVRRKSLSPETIKWGLYTVAQTLKFINDDATSKHGSLRVGSIYTTESGEWKLGGFEVLSNVKESESTLDSFGSLVPDSGRYAPPEVAQGGWAATKAHPTYAVDSFNFGTLIFEVFNGDFHGPDQAGQTKNIPPSMQTSYKRLCNANPKARISAGNFLDLGRRSGAFFDTPLIHLTDGIENLGVKNPDEREEFLNDLEKVTDDFPEEFFKAKVLPELVKSVEFGGGGPKALTVVLKIAAKLPSDDFELKITPFIIRAFANPDRGIRVCLLDSLPLIIDQLSQRVVNDKIFPQLVTGFTDATPVVREQTLKSVLVVIGKLSDRTINGDLLKQLAKTANDEQPGIRTNTTICLGKIAKNLGTSSRSKVLIAAFTRSLRDPFVHARNAALMALAATAEYFNEDDSANRVLPVICPALIDKEKVIRDQASKTMDIYLQKVRKAAAAMPETALPPPQSADAAAAQGSTVQPGASSGSSWAGWAISSFTNKLTAVAGDMQTANSPSPGPVSPLPETEVKKPATASASSLHRQAVTSPPPASGPSTPSVASAIAGQFLPDDDDDAGDAWGDMGDDDAFETPAAAANASTTVSATPFGEDEPDFAGWLAAQAKKGPSKPLPKGLSKTTTAKKPITKTVAKPVAKPAAKPAAAKKIDLAPKEADDDDDGWGDGW; encoded by the exons ATGGACTTTCTAAAGTCGGCCGTGGCTTCGGCCATGTCCCAGGGACCCCCGTTTCCCTACACTTTTGGCGACAAGGTCGACGTTGACGAATCAATCTGGACGCTGTACAATGGGACAAGGCGG GAGGATGGTTCGAACTGCAGTATATTCTCGTTCGATAGCACGGCAAAGAAGAGCCTGCTGCCTCTTGCAAAGAACGCGCTGAGAAAGCTGCGCACGTTGCGGCATCCAGGAGTCATCAAGGTGCTGGACACTGTCGAG ACAGACACGTACATCTACATCGCTACCGAGCGCGTCACTCCTCTTCGATGGCACGTTCGAAGGAAGAGCTTGAGTCCCGAGACGATCAAATGGGGTCTATATACTGTCGCT CAAACACTCAAATTCATCAATGACGATGCGACATCAAAACACGGCAGCCTAAGAGTCGGCTCAATATATACCACAGAAAGCGGAGAGTGGAAACTGGGAGGTTTCGAAGTTCTAAGTAACGTTAAGGAAAGCGAGTCTACTCTTGAT AGCTTCGGAAGCTTGGTTCCCGACTCTGGTCGATATGCGCCGCCAGAGGTGGCTCAAGGAGGATGGGCCGCGACAAAGGCACACCCTACCTACGCCGTAGATTCGTTCAATTTTGGAACTCTCATCTTTGAAGTCTTTAATGGAGACTTTCACGGCCCAGACCAAGCTGGCCAAACCAAAAACATACCCCCGTCCATGCAGACAAGCTATAAACGCCTCTGCAACGCCAACCCCAAGGCACGAATTAGTGCCGGCAATTTTCTAGACCTTGGACGACGATCAGGCGCTTTTTTTGATACTCCGTTGATTCACCTAACGGACGGGATAGAGAATTTAGGGGTGAAGAACCCTGATGAGCGCGAGGAGTTTCTCAA TGATTTGGAAAAAGTAACAGATGATTTTCCCGAAGAATTTTTCAAAGCCAAAGTCCTCCCAGAGCTTGTCAAGTCGGTTGAATTCGGCGGTGGCGGTCCCAAAGCTCTCACTGTCGTGCTAAAAATAGCTGCCAAGTTGCCCTCTGACGATTTTGAGCTAAAGATTACGCCTTTCATTATTCGAGCCTTTGCGAATCCTGATCGTGGCATTCGGGTGTGCCTGCTGGACAGCCTTCCACTTATCATTGATCAATTATCACAAAGAGTCGTCAATGACAAGATCTTCCCACAACTA GTTACTGGGTTTACAGATGCGACGCCCGTTGTTCGAGAGCAGACATTGAAATCTGTGCTGGTTGTCATTGGCAAGCTCTCAGACCGCACTATCAACGGCGACCTTTTGAAGCAGCTGGCAAAGACGGCAAACGATGAACAGCCTGGCATTCGCACAAACACCACCATCTGTCTCGGCAAAATTGCAAAGAACCTTGGCACATCTTCAAGATCCAAAGTGTTGATAGCTGCTTTTACACGTTCCTTGCGCGATCCCTTTGTGCACGCGAGAAATGCAGCACTCATGGCACTCGCTGCAACAGCCGAATATTTTAATGAGGATGATAGCGCCAACCGCGTTTTACCAGTGATATGCCCAGCTTTGATTGACAAGGAAAAAGTAATCCGGGACCAAGCCTCGAAAACAATGGACATCTATTTGCAAAAAGTTCgcaaagcagctgctgccatgCCTGAAACCGCTCTACCTCCACCCCAATCGGccgatgccgctgctgctcaggGGAGCACGGTACAACCAGGCGCATCTTCCGGAAGCAGTTGGGCGGGCTGGGCCATTTCATCATTCACAAACAAGCTTACTGCTGTGGCTGGGGATATGCAAACTGCCAATAGCCCGAGCCCAGGTCCTGTTTCTCCATTACCTGAAACTGAGGTGAAGAAGCCGGCTACAGCATCCGCATCATCTCTTCACCGCCAAGCCGTGACATCTCCTCCCCCAGCATCAGGCCCATCGACACCTAGTGTCGCCAGTGCGATAGCTGGACAGTTTCTgcccgacgacgatgatgacgcaGGTGACGCTTGGGGTGATatgggagatgatgacgCTTTTGAGAcgcctgctgcagctgccaaTGCATCAACAACTGTGTCCGCGACGCCCTTTGGCGAAGATGAGCCCGATTTTGCAGGATGGCTAGCGGCGCAAGCGAAGAAGGGACCGAGCAAACCATTGCCAAAGGGACTATCAAAGACTACCACGGCCAAGAAGCCTATAACAAAGACAGTGGCGAAGCCCGTGGCAAAACCGGCAGCGAAGCCCGCAGCTGCTAAGAAGATTGATCTGGCACCGAAAGAAgcagacgacgatgatgatgggtgGGGAGATGGTTGGTAG
- a CDS encoding aconitase family (aconitate hydratase) domain-containing protein yields MAPIELAGRSGGAMTSLLRRAGSISATGAHRALRISSSRFSTATSLPPTYEKLFTRYTDVRRVLGKQRLTLAEKILYSHLDNVEESLLTNTDGGRSIRGKANLLLKPDRVNMQDASAQMALLQFMSCNLERPAIPASIHCDHLIVGSKGAEDDLSAGISANKEIFDFLESAARKYGMDFWPPGAGIIHQTVLENYALPGLMMLGTDSHSPNAGGLCTVTIGVGGADAVEALVGAPWELKAPKVLGVQLTGKLNDWVAPKDVILKLAGELTVRGGTGSIIEYFGPGVDTLSATGMATICNMGAEVGATTSIFPYTEASARYLQSTRRSQAVENIKALQSFPGSGTSEDARFQFKADEGAEYDQLITINLSELEPHVNGPFTPDLATPLSKFKDVVKDQQWPEKLSAGLIGSCTNSSYEDMTRVESLLKEAADAGLKPAADFYITPGSEQIRATLERDGTLETFEAAGGVVLSNACGPCIGQWQRQDGVTKGTSNAILTSYNRNFRGRNDGNPETMNFLASPEIVTAMAFAGSTTFNPMTDSIKTPSGKDFKFSPPHGLEGPTTPFESGVPSLGVLSQQPDPSVQVAISPSSDRLAFLEPFAPFPESDLSGLRVLVKVTGKCTTDTISAAGPWLKYKGHLPNISTNTLNTAVNAETGEVNAAYDLDGSRHTIPELGQRWKDRGQDWLVVAEHNYGEGSAREHAALQPRYLGARVVLTKSFARIHETNLKKQGVVPLTFANEADYDKISAGDEVSTVGLYEMLRNKGKGEVQLKVKKASGEEILIPTKHAVSKDQAGFILAGSALNLLSKGV; encoded by the exons ATGGCACCAATTGAACTGGCAGGCCGTTCTGGAGGCGCCATGACG AGCCTCTTGCGACGAGCGGGATCCATCTCCGCAACCGGAGCGCACCGCGCATTGAGAATCTCGTCGAGCAGATTCTCAACTGCAACGTCCCTGCCGCCGACGTACGAGAAGCTCTTCACCAGATACACCGACGTGCGGCGCGTCCTGGGCAAGCAGCGCCTGACGCTGGCCGAGAAGATCCTCTACAGCCACCTGGACAATGTCGAGGAGTCGCTGCTCACAAACACCGACGGCGGGCGCAGCATTCGCGGAAAGGCGAACCTGCTGCTCAAGCCCGACCGGGTCAACATGCAGGATGCGTCGGCGCAgatggcgctgctgcagTTCATGTCGTGCAACCTCGAGAGGCCCGCGATCCCAGCCAGCATCCACTGCGACCACTTGATCGTGGGCTCCAAGGGTGCTGAGGACGACCTTTCGGCGGGTATCAGCGCTAATAAGGAGATTTTCGACTTTCTCGAGTCGGCGGCGCGCAAGTACGGCATGGACTTTTGGCCGCCTGGCGCGGGTATTATTCATCAGACGGTGCTGGAGAACTATGCGCTGCCGGGCCTCATGATGCTGGGCACGGACAGCCACAGCCCCAATGCCGGCGGTCTCTGCACGGTGACgattggtgttggtggtgctgatgctgttgaggcgCTGGTTGGTGCGCCGTGGGAGCTCAAGGCCCCGAAGGTTCTGGGTGTTCAGCTCACTGGCAAGCTCAACGACTGGGTTGCGCCCAAGGACGTCATCCTGAAGCTGGCCGGCGAATTGACTGTTCGTGGTGGCACTGGCTCCATCATCGAGTACTTCGGCCCTGGTGTTGATACCCTGAGCGCTACTGGTATGGCCACCATCTGCAACATGGGTGCTGAAGTTGGCGCGACCACGTCCATCTTCCCTTACACCGAGGCTTCTGCACGATACCTCCAGTCCACCCGCAGGAGCCAGGCCGTTGAAAACATCAAGGCCCTGCAGAGCTTCCCCGGCAGCGGCACCTCCGAGGATGCCCGCTTCCAGTTCAAGGCAGATGAAGGCGCCGAATATGATCAactcatcaccatcaacctGTCTGAGCTCGAGCCTCACGTCAACGGCCCCTTCACCCCCGACCTGGCCACCCCCCtatccaagttcaaggacGTTGTCAAGGACCAGCAGTGGCCCGAGAAGCTGTCCGCCGGCCTCATCGGCAGCTGTACCAACAGCTCCTACGAGGACATGACCCGTGTCGAGAGTCTCCTCAAGGAGGCCGCCGACGCAGGTCTCAAGCCCGCCGCCGACTTCTACATTACGCCCGGAAGTGAGCAGATCCGCGCCACCCTGGAGCGTGACGGCACTCTCGAGACCTTTGAAGCTGCCGGCGGTGTTGTGCTGTCCAACGCCTGCGGTCCTTGCATCGGCCAGTGGCAGCGACAGGACGGCGTCACCAAGGGCACCTCCAATGCCATCCTCACATCCTACAACCGCAACTTCCGTGGCCGAAACGACGGCAACCCGGAGACGATGAACTTCCTCGCCTCGCCCGAGATTGTCACCGCCATGGCCTTTGCCGGCTCAACCACCTTCAACCCCATGACCGACAGCATCAAGACCCCCTCCGGCAAGGACTTCAAGTTCTCACCCCCCCACGGCCTCGAGGGTCCCACAACCCCCTTCGAGTCCGGCGTCCCGTCCCTCGGCGTCCTCTCCCAGCAGCCCGACCCCAGCGTCCAGGTCGCCATCTCCCCGTCCTCGGACCGCCTCGCCTTCCTCGAGCCCTTCGCGCCCTTCCCTGAGTCCGACCTCTCCGGCCTCCGCGTCCTCGTCAAGGTCACCGGCAAGTGCACTACTGACACAATCTCCGCCGCGGGGCCCTGGCTCAAGTACAAGGGCCACCTCCCCAACATCAGCACAAACACCCTCAACaccgccgtcaacgccgagACCGGCGAGGTCAACGCCGCCTACGACCTCGACGGCTCACGGCACACCATCCCCGAGCTCGGCCAGCGCTGGAAGGACCGCGGCCAGGACTGGCTCGTCGTCGCGGAGCACAACTACGGCGAGGGTTCCGCCCGCGAGCACGCCGCCCTGCAGCCGCGCTACCTCGGCGCCAGGGTCGTCCTGACAAAGTCCTTTGCCCGCATCCACGAGACAAACCTCAAGAAGCAGGGCGTCGTGCCGCTGACTTTCGCCAACGAGGCTGATTATGACAAGATTTCCGCCGGAGACGAGGTTAGCACCGTCGGATTGTATGAGATGCTGCgcaacaagggcaagggagagGTTCAGCtcaaggtgaagaaggcgagTGGCGAGGAGATTCTGATCCCGACCAAGCATGCTGTGAGCAAGGACCAGGCAGGCTTCATTCTGGCGGGCAGTGCTTTGAACCTGCTGTCCAAGGGTGTAtaa
- a CDS encoding nup85 nucleoporin domain-containing protein, whose amino-acid sequence MAHRFIIDSSPLKEAPSTPDIHGTNNFGFARYEDSPTGAPMDAPPSASDLSSPSLQFNPPRPPNFGASSSGGGGLFGRTRTSNAPLGRAVRGRAPSGLSRQLRTNDDSKDLDLDEDPDNDSELPPMRGGLFRMAAPPTRPSQRKEELDDMEAQVERYIDEEMEEEDEAPLDEEQSPDDSDMGDIFLNMRHDDRAYGQPVIGDDSDLMMLRTPAATARVRKEAESIFSQSARFRAGRNRDPQFGTIAKDIYTYQEPARITEKPDLILKTENLVCQLYNDGVGAHDDPERLENSLADITYKLIRVWTDYVEELPPPEGEDLATIGPGEDADPFEKAVYVAHLILRMHHTRFDTKLEDDKASPLPEILFDWMQSSHNLYPDQIREISRYKPSPACHSLYWQTLRNALLRGDVNGAKQLLKNAGWEHVRRGPSGGQTYIGKALENVRRFTEATCEMLDQCPGARNDWDILNSSWTLFRVQARGSLDRLTLFAEGKDTTFLDSLNDEFDTSMSTMAKKASSQIPWDIYENLQTVYEIVLGQTEAILETAQDWCEATIGLFGWWDEGVQRPKPLLQSQFGLSAMSPGSFTDSEDYFDRLVTVFNLVIQSGLSPNTMNPVEVALASAFEGNTNAVIGCLRTWSLPVACSVAEIASLGGWLPPAEPVKPLPADTLDMDDLMLLGVGQPTNDDVEGIKDTSIVIYARELAGIEHLSPQLDGWEMAIQVLGRMDVPEKAEETVGELLRDLLATLDETSSTTVDKMWRILSDLGMMNYAEETAETFAEILSKESHRYGEAIWYFALSHQADRVREVLNLLMSYSLVQSTVYPAEKDLDEDLKSMLRNRSEALEERAKVDLEAAQLLGRMLSGYATLRKFYELRDEIAKVEETSPSRALTLRKQAAFALVAVISSSGDNIRGGLYDETRDAVVSEDFLLALLGEATVFINQSPSVISLEQLDIILKAIEDIQAVGSRVYSTCEEFFNLVLASGQGLRGSTPADLMKSTSSLGNSTYMMSGSSLLASHMQKSIMGGQGKVSRGWDWRKGWLANTKGEDVIRKLRLGLAKDLAGLWLDDADGVAIY is encoded by the exons ATGGCGCACCGATTCATCATCGATTCCAGCCCTCTCAAGGAGGCGCCATCAACGCCAGATATTCACGGTACCAACAATTTCGGATTCGCGCGGTACGAAGACAGCCCGACGGGCGCTCCCATGGATGCTCCCCCTTCAGCTTCGGATCTCAGCAGCCCATCGCTCCAGTTTAACCCGCCAAGACCTCCCAATTTTGGAGCCTCGAGCTCGGGCGGGGGAGGATTGTTTGGCCGAACGCGAACCTCCAATGCTCCTCTCGGCCGGGCCGTCAGAGGTAGAGCGCCTTCTGGCTTGAGCCGACAGCTTCGTACAAACGACGACAGCAAGGATCTTGATTTGGACGAGGATCCTGATAATGATAGCGAGCTCCCTCCTATGAGAGGAGGCTTGTTTCGGATGGCAGCTccgccaacaaggccatcgcaaagaaaagaagagctcgaCGATATGGAGGCCCAGGTGGAGCGTTATATCGATGAGGaaatggaggaggaagacgaggctcCATTGGACGAGGAACAGAGCCCAGATGACTCTGATATGGGCGACATTTTCTTGAACATGCGGCACGACGATCGCGCATATGGCCAACCTGTCATTGGCGACGATTCGgatttgatgatgctgcGGACCCCTGCGGCAACAGCTAGAGTGcgcaaagaagcagagagCATATTCAGTCAATCAGCTCGCTTTAGGGCTGGAAGAAACCGGGACCCTCAGTTTGGCACCATTGCCAAGGATATCTATACCTACCAGGAGCCCGCTAGAATCACAGAGAAGCCTGATCTGATCCTCAAGACGGAAAACCTGGTATGCCAGCTATACAACGACGGTGTTGGCGCTCACGATGACCCGGAAAGGCTAGAAAACTCGCTTGCCGACATCACCTACAAGCTGATACGAGTTTGGACGGACTACGTAGAGGAGCTCCCACCCCCAGAAGGCGAGGATCTGGCCACCATTGGCCCGGGAGAGGATGCGGATCCATTCGAGAAAGCTGTCTACGTTGCGCATTTGATTCTTCGCATGCACCATACCCGTTTCGACACAAAACTCGAGGATGACAAGGCGTCGCCCTTACCGGAGATTCTCTTTGACTGGATGCAGTCCAGCCATAACCTGTATCCCGACCAAATTCGAGAAATTTCCAGATACAAGCCCAGCCCTGCATGCCATAGCCTGTACTGGCAGACGCTGAGAAATGCGCTGCTACGGGGAGACGTGAACGGGGCAAAGCAACTTTTGAAGAATGCCGGCTGGGAGCATGTCCGCCGCGGTCCTTCAGGCGGCCAAACGTACATAGGCAAGGCCCTCGAAAACGTACGAAGGTTTACAGAAGCCACATGCGAGATGCTTGACCAGTGCCCCGGAGCAAGAAACGACTGGGACATTCTAAACAGCAGCTGGACCTTGTTCCGAGTTCAGGCCCGAGGCTCCTTGGATAGACTCACACTGTTTGCCGAAGGAAAAGACACCACCTTCCTCGATTCGCTGAACGACGAATTTGACACGTCCATGTCGACAATGGCTAAGAAGGCCTCGAGCCAGATTCCTTGGGACATTTACGAAAACTTGCAGACAGTATATGAGATTGTCCTGGGACAGACtgaagccatcttggagaCGGCGCAGGATTGGTGCGAGGCAACGATCGGTCTGTTTGGCTGGTGGGATGAGGGCGTCCAACGCCCCAAGCCCCTGCTGCAGTCACAGTTTGGTCTTTCGGCGATGTCGCCGGGCAGCTTCACAGACTCTGAGGACTATTTCGATCGGCTTGTGACCGTGTTCAACCTTGTCATCCAATCCGGCCTTAGTCCCAACACGATGAATCCCGTCGAAGTTGCTCTCGCATCTGCCTTTGAGGGTAATACCAACGCCGTCATCGGATGTCTGAGGACATGGTCTCTCCCTGTGGCTTGTTCAGTTGCTGAGATTGCTTCTCTGGGCGGGTGGCTTCCTCCGGCAGAGCCTGTGAAGCCGCTGCCAGCTGATACCCTGGACatggatgatttgatgctcCTAGGAGTAGGACAGCCCACCAACGATGATGTGGAGGGTATCAAGGACACGAGCATTGTGATTTACGCGAGAGAGCTGGCAGGCATCGAGCATCTTTCACCACAGCTGGATGGTTGGGAGATGGCCATTCAAGTGCTGGGCCGGATGGACGTACcggaaaaggcagaagagaCGGTTGGTGAGCTGTTGAGGGACCTCCTGGCAACACTGGACGAGACTTCTAGCACGACGGTGGATAAGATGTGGAGAATCCTGAGCGATCTGGGCATGATGAATTATGCCGAGGAGACTGCAGAG ACGTTTGCGGAAATCTTATCCAAAGAATCTCACCGATATGGCGAGGCGATTTGGTACTTTGCGCTTTCGCACCAGGCGGATCGAGTTCGCGAGGTTCTCAACCTTCTCATGTCCTATTCCCTTGTGCAGTCGACAGTTTACCCTGCTGAAAAGGACCTCGACGAAGATCTCAAGAGCATGCTTCGAAATAGATCAGAGGCGTTGGAGGAGCGGGCAAAGGTGGATTTAGAGGCCGCTCAGCTACTTGGCCGGATGCTTAGTGGCTACGCGACGCTGCGCAAGTTTTACGAGCTCCGAGACGAGATTGCAAAGGTTGAAGAGACTTCGCCATCTAGGGCTCTCACCCTAAGAAAGCAAGCTGCCTTTGCGTTGGTGGCTGTCATCTCTAGTTCAGGTGACAACATCCGCGGCGGACTTTACGATGAGACCAGGGACGCAGTGGTTAGCGAGGACTTtttgctggctctgctgggTGAGGCAACTGTTTTCATCAATCAGTCGCCCTCGGTCATTTccctcgagcagctcgaTATTattctcaaggccattgaggatATCCAGGCTGTCGGCTCTCGCGTGTACTCTACTTGCGAAGAGTTCTTCAACTTGGTGCTCGCATCAGGACAAGGCCTCAGGGGATCCACGCCGGCAGATTTGATGAAGTCGACGAGCTCGCTTGGCAACAGCACATACATGATGAGCGGCAGCTCTCTCCTTGCTAGCCACATGCAAAAATCCATCATGGGAGGTCAAGGCAAAGTGAGTAGGGGATGGGATTGGAGGAAAGGCTGGCTAGCCAACACCAAGGGAGAGGACGTGATCCGAAAGCTGAGACTGGGATTGGCCAAGGATCTGGCAGGATTATGGCTGGATGACGCTGATGGAGTTGCAATTTACTAG